CAACCGTATCTAGTCCAGTGAGGTCTGATTCTGGTATAGGTAACGCTTTCTCATCCTTTTCATACCGTTCAGCTTCAATATCAGCCAGCTCGACAGCAGCACGACTCATCTGGGCTTCTGTCGCGACTTCGATGACTTGCTCTGCTGGCAAGTGCGCCAGACCTGTCTGGAGCCAAACAGTAAAAGTCGTGCCTTCGCCATACACAGACTCAACTGAGATCTGTCCTCCGTGCAGCTCAACTAGTTCTTTCACCAAAGCAAGGCCCAAACCGCTTCCTTCATAGCTCCGATTCGCAGAGCCCTCAGCTTGTCGGAAGCGCTCAAACAAGTGCGGAATTTGATCGGTACGAATGCCGATCCCGGTATCTTTGACCTGCAACAGGCAGTGATCGCCAGCCAATTGCATCGATACTGTGATTCTCCCGCCCGCTGCCGTAAACTTCATGGCATTGGACAAGAGGTTGTAGAGTACCTTGTCAAATTTTTCTAGGTCAAGGTAGATGGCAGGGCAGTCTTTTAGCTCAGTCAGCAGTGTAATTTCTTTCTTGTCGCAGTAAGGCTGAAACGACTCCACCACCTGACTAACAAACTCTGTCAGGTCGCAAGGTCGGAAGCTCGGCTGCATTCGCCCAGCATCGAGTCGCTGCAAATCAAGCAATTGATTGACCAACCGCAACAGGCGGCGCGAGTTTCGCAAAGCGATTACTGATTGGTCAGCAGCCAACCCTTCCTTCTGAGCAACTGCCGATTCTAAAGGACCAATCATCAACGTGAGCGGGGTACGAAACTCGTGAGAAATATTTTGAAAGAATTCAGTTTTTTGGCGGTCTAACTCTATGAGCTGCTCCGCTTGCTGCCGAGTTTTTTGGTAAAGGCGGGATTGTTGCACAGCGATCGCGGCTTGTGCTGCCACAGCTTGAGCCAAATCAATCTCTGAAGCTTTCCAGCGACGAGAGTGACGCACTTGGCGCAGAGAAATACTGCCAATAATCTTGCCATCGGACAGCAAAGGCACTACCAACAAAGCGCGGGCAGGCGATCGCAAAGGTAAATCAACTACGTTTAACTCTGGATGCTGGCTCAGATCCTCAGTGGCCACCGGTTTTTGGGTAGTCAACAGATGCTGTAATACTGGATTCCCCTTGATCGGCACCCGTGACTGGGGCAGATGCCGCAGAGTCGCTCCCGCATCTTCTAATCCATCCAGCGATGTTCCACTCCGACGAGTGTTTATTTGAGGATGACCCGCTGAAGGTAGTTGGGTGTTTTCCAGAAATAAGTGTGAATTCAGCGGCGAATTGGTACCAACTGTAGGAGTCGGCAGCAAGCTAACCAAATCTTCGCCTATTGACTCACTCGTCTGCGAGCTGGAGTCATGCAAGCCCACACACTGCACATATTCATCATCTTCCGTCCACAGCGACAGCGCACAGCCATCCACATGCAGGGCTTGACCTAACTGTTGAGTAATCGCAGCAAAAATATCTTGCGGATCTAAGCTAGAACGAATTGCTGAGGTAATCGTATTCACCAACGCCTCTCGCTGGGCCAAAGCCTGGACCTGCTCGTAAGCGCGGGCTTGGGATAAAGCTAGGGCTGCTTGATCCGCCACCACAATTACTAATTGAATTTCGTCATCCTGCCAGACTCGGGGTTCACCACTTTGGTGCAACGCTAGCACCGCCATCAACTCTTGGCGGCAGATCAAAGGTACAACCAGGCTAGAACGAATATCCGCATCACGATAAATCTGCTGACGCAGCTTAAAATCTGGAATCTCCGATTCAGAATCGCTCAGCGTAGCAACATCGTCTAGGATTTTGACTTCCTGAGTTTTCCAGACAGTCTGAGCTAGGTAGCTCCAATCATTAGTACTTGGCTGTGCAGCATCATTGGGCACAGAGATCAGTGTGCCTGCACTACTCTCAGCACCATTATTCTCTAGAGCGTGGTGATTTGAGTGGGTATCGCCATAAGAACGAGCTGCATAAACAAACCACTCATCCTCCATGCGATCGTCTTGAAAGGGGCGTAGAACGCAGCAACTCACTTCAAACATTTGCCCCATCGTATCGACAATCGTCTGCATGATTTGTCGATAATTGAGAGCGCTGCGAATTGTATTCGTAACAGCGTTTAGCAAAGATTCTTGACGCAGCGTCCGACACAATTCTCGGGTGCGAGCTTTAAGCACATTGTGAGTATCAACTGCTTGCCGCACTACACCTTTAAGCTCCTCATCATCCCAAGGCTTAGTGACATATTTAAAGACTTTGCCAGAGTTAATAGCCTCTACCAAATCTTCCACATCCGTATAACCCGTCAAAATGATCCGGATAATATCTGGATATTGCGTAGCTGTGAGGCTCAGAAACTCTGTACCACTCATCAAGGGCATGCGCTGGTCTGAAATGATGACCGCGATATCCCCTTCATTGGCTAGAATATCCAGCGCCAGAGGTGCACTTTCAGCTCTAAGTACCTTGAACTCCCGGTGGAAAGTTCGGTAGAGCAAATCCAAGTTGTCTGGTTCATCATCGACAACCAGAATTTTGGGTTTCTTATTTTCTGGTGGTTTCATGCACCGCTCTCCTGCTGTAGAGGCAGTTGGTTCAACAATCGTCGCGCTGGATATGAGTTACTTAAACAGGAAAAACCGAGCTGTGCCAGACTAGCGGCACACCTGAGCGCTCCATCAGTGAGTTGATCGACACCAAGTTGCTGCACTACAGTTAAAGCGATAATTCGTATTTGTCCCGCGCAAACTCTTGGTAGAGATTGCAGACTTGAAGGTTGCTGACGAGACACCCCCATCAAAGGCAGCAGCGCAAAGACCCGCATCACAAACCTAGGTTGCGGTCCTTTGCTACCAGTTCTGAAGAAAAGAGATGTGACGACAGTCCCGATACTCAAAGACGAGAAAATCCAGTTGCTAATCTGTACTGATTTACTAATTCCGTCTGAAATAGGACTCCTCAGAAAAAATCGTGACAATTTTAAGGAGCAAACCTCGATCATGATGGTAGTTAGTACGCGAACGCTCTGCTGTACAACTTGTGCAATCAGAGCTGAGTCTTGCAAGACTATCTAAATATCTAAAGTTAAGGTGCCCAATCTAATTGAGGATTTAGCCAGGCTTAGCTCAAGGTTAATGCACTCCTCATACAATCCTAATACAGTTCCAAAATTGCAAAAATTAACAAGCTAGCTATGGTGCGGAGGGCTCTAGTCTGAATTGCAGCCTTGATAGAACCCTGACCTCGTCTCGGCAAATAATTTAGGATCTTTACTGGCTATGTATCCTGAAAACAGTGAGTTTTCCTTTTTATTCCTCAATGTCTGATGAGCGAACCTCTTCTGAACGACTACTAGACTCGGCCAACTTCAGCATTCGTGTGGCTCAGTTGACAGATTTAGGTGGTCTAGCTGACGTTCTGGCCGATAGTTTCCATCCTCGGTCTGGCCTTATGCATTGGTTGTACCCGCTGCTCCGCCTAGGCATTTATGAAGATTTGCGGAATCGCCTCCGGTCTGCAGTTCCGGATTATGTTTGTCTAGTGGCTGTGCAAACTTCGACCGAGCAGGACTTGTCCGCTTCAGCGCCGAGTGATGCCTTAATGGGAACGGTGGAGATGGCGCTACGCCCTGCGCACCTGTTCCAGTTTCATCAAACTAAATATCTCTATCTTTCCAATTTAGCGGTTCGCTCAGAGTACCGTCGGCAAGGGGTGGCTCATCACTTGTTAACTGCTTGTGAGAGCATTGCCCTGAGTTGGGGCTTTCAAGATATTTATCTCCATGTTTTGGAAAATAATCATCAAGCCAGACGGCTTTATCTCAAAACAGGCTACAAACTGCAACAAGCCGATCCAGGTTGGAGTGCTTGGTTACTAAGGCAGCCACGACGCCTGTTTTTACACAAGCGCCTGACCCCTATGTCAGCAGCACAGCTCACATAGGCATGTACTGTTAGTAATGCACCAAACTAGATTTGCGAGATTGCTTAGTTAGAGCTAGCCACGTTCGAGCGCCCAAGACAACCCTAACTAGCAAAATAAACGTAGTGAATAATAAAAGCATGCAGAACTTGCCTGTTTATTCTGCATTGCTTCTGTAGTTATAAGCAGTCAGCATAATTTTTGCTAAGACAGATTAAATTCCCTAACAAAAGCTGATTTTCTACGACAAGCCATTCAAGTTTGTCAGGAAACTTTACTCTTTCTTGATTTAACTTCTGTTTATCTTTATATGCCCTTTAAACTATGACCCATCAAACAACTTTTGAGCATCAAGCTACTCCTAAGGATTGATTAGTCTAGGGTTGATTGCATGCCATAGAATATGGGTATGAAGCCAGCATTTGACTCCTAAATGCAAATTAGACAAAATTAACGTCAAGTTATAGCCGACTAACCAAGATTATTTTTAATCGCCATACTTGCCATACTTATGGTTAGTTAGCTAGTCTGTGCTGGGTTCGGGTGCATGCCCACAGGAAGTTACTAGGAGTAAGTCTTGATGGATAGCGAAAGTCAGCAGCGCTACCAGACTGCCTCTTTCGAGGTTGATGTTCCCGTCAACCGTACCTGTGCTGTAGGCAAACACGCAGAAGCTCAAAACATTCAAAGGATGAATATTCCAGATCCCAACCCTTGCCGAGCTGTTGTTGAGCACCCAAGTTCACCTGAATTTATCACTCAACTAAACAGCGGACGGTTGTTGATGGTGAATAGCCGCCGCAGAAATGGTTTAGTTATTTACAAACAATTTCATGCCGAGTTCGCTGGCCCTGGTGCGGCTGTAGGCGGATTCTTTGATGTTAATTGTACAAAAGCAATTGCAGTTGGAGATTTGTCGCTCATAGACCCTAACGCTCATGAAGAACGACAAAAAGCTTATTTAATTCGCCGACAATGGATTCGGCTAACTCAACAATTTACAGATAATGCGGTGCCCCTCCAGCGGGCACAGATGATTTTGAATCAGTTTGACAATTATTTTGACCCAGGTACAGTAGCTCAGTTACCAGATGAAGCATTTGCGCTTTTGGTGGGGGTGCTGCCTCAAACGATTCGGATGGTGCGTCAAGGCTCCACTAATCTCAATGCCAAAACTCGACGCTAGGGCTTGAGTTGGCAAAACCTTTGAATAGTGATCCATATCTGCTCGCTGACGTTGATAAGGGCATGATCGCTCTCTAGCTCTATCATCTCAACCCACGATCGCTGGGCTGCAAACTGTTGACTAGCTTGGATCGGGATCACATCATCGGCACGGCCATGTAAGACCAACGTAGGAATAGGGCGTCGCAGTTGGGCTGTTGGGTATCGGGCCGCATCGCGAATGAATTCATAGTTGAGGGGTAGCGATCGCTCTTCGCCATAGTGGTAGACCGATAAATACTGCTCAGCTTGCCAGCGTTCTACTTGAGCGGCTCCTAAGCGCGGTAGCCAGTGGTCTAAAAACTGAAATGCTGGAGCCAGTAAAACCAAGCGTTGAATCTGAGGTTGCCCCTCAGCGGCCCAAGCTGCTGTTAAACCTCCGAAACTAGAGCCAATTAAGGTGACAGGGGTAGAATCTGCCGGGAGTAACGCTGAGACCTGTTGCAGTTGTCTGGTTAGGGTTAAATCGGTAAAGTCTGGTTGATTCAAGTCGGGGATTATTAGCTCAATGCCTAGCGCTTGGAAGCGATCGCGGAGATCTTGGGCTTTCGTAGAACGAGGGCTGGAGGCAAAGCCATGCAGGTAAATGTAATGAGGCGACGCAGCAATCATGCTAGGAAACCATAGAAGTCTAGCTAAGGTCAGACCTGAGTATGCCAAAATCCCACGTCTGCTAGAGACAAATTTCAGTCAAACATTGCAAAATGGGGCGGCAATCCATTAGACAGCAGCATGGCTGAGCGATCGCCTGCAACCTTTACACCTTGACTGGAGTTGGTCATGTCTTATCCTTGTCCGCTTGCCGAACAAGTCGTTCTGATTACCGGGGCTTCCACCGGAATTGGCGCGGCTTTGGCACGAGTTTTAGCTGCAAAGTTTTTCGGTATTCGACTGGTGTTAGCCGCTCGCAGCGCCGAAAAGCTAGAAATTGTCGCTACGGAGTGCCGCAAAGCTGGAGCTGAGGTTTTGGCGGTTCCTACGGATATTGCTCAAATTGAACAAGGACAGGCATTGGCCCAAACAGCGATCGACAAGTTTGGCCGAGTTGATGCTCTAGTGAATAATGCTGGCTATGGTCAGATGGGCCCCCTGGAGATGGTTCCTGCCCCCGCCACTCGTCGCCAGTTTGAGGTCAATTTGCTCGGTCCCTTGGCCTTAACCCAAGCCCTAATTCCGGTCATGCGGCATCAAGGCGGGGGCCGCATCATCAACATCAGCTCTCTCGGCGGGCGCTTGGCGTTTCCCTTTGGCGGTCTCTATAGCGCTTCCAAGTTTGCCCTAGAAGGGTTGAGTGATGCTCTCCGGATGGAACTGGAGCCGTTCAATATTCAAGTCAGTGTGGTGGAGCCTGGACCTGTCAGCACTGACTTTTTTGGCGTGGTAGCGACGGCAGTCGAGGAAGCAGTTCCCGATCCCCAGAACACGCCTTACCGCGCGGCTTTCGAGAAGCTGAAAAAGCTAGAGCAACAAACCAGCAGTCGCGCTTGGAGTGCAGAGCGAGTGGCTGACGTAATTATTCAAGCACTGAGCGATCGCCGTCCTCGGCCTCGTTACCTAGCGGCTACGGGTGGGGGCATTTTGCTGTTTCTCATGACTAAACTTTTACCGACTTGGGCTGTCGATAAATTCTGGCAGCGTTTCTATGGCATTGACCGTGTGGCGAAAGACTGGCAGAGTCGGCAGAAATAAGCGAAACTAGCCTTTACCGAGCTGTGTGAAGTAACGAGTCTGCCAGCTCCAGCTCAAACCCAAGTTGCTTCACGCTTTTTAGTGTTTTTCTCCACCGATTACAGGCATTCTCGGCTCTCATGGATTTGCTAGAGTACCAAGCGAAGGAATTATTTCGGGAGATGGGCATCCCTGTGCTGTCCTCCCAACGGATTGACCACCCCAAGGATCTGAAGGGCCTGAAAATTCCTTATCCTGTTGTGCTCAAGTCGCAAGTGCGGGCTGGCGGACGGGGCAAAGCTGGGGGCATCAAGTTCGTGGAAAACACCATTGATGCGATCGCGGCGGCTCAGACCATCTTTAACCTGCCAATCATGGGGGAATACCCTGAAGTTCTGCTGGCCGAAGCTAAATATGACGCTAATCAAGAATTTTATCTAGCAGTCGCCATTGATCCCTCCGCTCGCCGTCCGGTGCTGCTGGGCTCTCAGCATGGCGGGGTGCAACTGGAAGCATCCCTGGAGAAAATGCAGCAGGTGATGGTCGATCAAGAATTCTCGCCGTTCTATGCTCGTCGCTTAGCGCTGAAGATGGGACTCCAGGGAGCACTGATTCAATCAATTAGTGCCGTAGTCGAGAAAATGTACCGGCTGTTTGTCCAGAAAGATTTAGATTTGGTAGAAATCAATCCGTTGGGAATCAGCATTAAAGGCGAGGTCATGGCCCTAGATGGCAAAGTCACGGCCAATGATGATGCTCTGCATCGCCATCCCGATCTAGCTCAGCTAGCCGTCAAACGCAGTCAGCGCATGAAGGAGACAGCGGCGCAGTCAGCGGGCCAGTACCGTCGCTTTGCCAAGCTGCCTTTCTTGATCGAGATGGAGGGTAATATTGGCATTCTCTGCAATGGCGCAGGTCTGACCATGACGACTCTAGACTTGGTGCATCAAGCGGGAGGTAAGCCCGCCAATTTACTCAACATTGGTCGAGATTTCTATAGCGATCGCATGCCCGCCGCTTTGCCAGAACGCATCGAGCAAGGATTAGAGCTGATCCTCCGAGACAAAAGCGCCAGAGTAGTTTTGGTCAATCTACTAGGCAATATTGTTTCCTGTGACGAAATTGCTCAAACCATCACGACCTACATGCAAAATAAAAACTGGGCGGGGCGGATACCACGGTTGATTGTGCGCTTGGTTGGGCCAGATTTTGAAACTGCGAAAGAACGATTGGCCGCTCAACAAATTACCCTCACAGAGAGCCTAGACGAGGCGATCGCTCAGGTCGTCTCCTCATCTAGGTCTAATGCTAAACAAGCCTAAGCTCCCTTTAACCAATTGGTAATTGGATGTCACTACTGGTCTTCTGACCCCATACAATCAAAGTAGATCAGCACTTGGAGCAGGTGCTATATCTGGGGATCAGCTTCGTTTCAGTAGGTAGAAAGATATGAACTTTAATCCAGACAGCAAAGTCCTGGTTCAAGGCATTACAGAACCACTGGGCAAGCTATACACCCCTCTGATGAAGGCTTACGGCACCAACATTGTGGCGGGAATCAGCCCTGGCTATGGCGGACAGCAGCTTGAGGACATCCCCATTTTTAATATGGTGGAGCAGGCGCTACCCACAGTCGGACCAGTCGATACCACCATTTTGTTTGTCTCGCCCTATCTCATCCTAGACGCAGCTCTAGAAGCGATCGCTGCTGGCATTCGACAGATCATTATTGTGACTGAGGGGATGCCACCCTTAGATATGGTGCATTTGACTCGCAAGGCAGAAGCGACAGACACTCTGATTGTTGGCCCGAATTGCCCTGGCATTATCGTACCGGGGCAGAATGTGTTGCTGGGAACTCACCCAGCGGAATTCTACACCCCTGGGCCAGTCGGTCTGATTAGTCGCAGCGGCACGCTCACTTATGAAATTGCCTTAGAACTCACACGCTCAGGCTTAGGGCAATCCATTGGCGTGGGTATTGGAGGAGATAGCATTGTCGGCTCCTCGTTCCCCCAATGGTTGCAAAGCTTGGACGAGGACGACACGACCGAAGTCATTGTCTTGGTGGGAGAGATTGGGGGAGACAGCGAGGAAGTTGCCGCTCGTTATATTGCGGAAGTGATTGACAAACCAGTGATTGCTTACCTTGCGGGCCGCACCGTTCCTAAGGGCAAACACATGGGACATGCGGGAGCGATTATTGCAGCCCAAGTAGCTGAGTTGGGCACCGAAATCGGGACGGCTGAGAGTAAGATTGCCGCCTTTAAGCGGGCCAATATTCCTGTTGCAGAGCGCCCTTCTCAAATTCCAGCTTTGGTAAAAAAGGCGCTCCACTAGGGATAGTTTTAGTTAGGTTCTCCCAGACAAGTGGGGGCGATCCAGAGGGCGATCGCTCAGTAAAGCCTTGGAAGCCGACTCCCCAATCTGCCGCACTTGCCGCGTCAAGTTCAAACTCAATAAGCTCACAATGCTTAACTGGCCTAGCCAACTCAGCACGATTTCATGACTGGCAGCCTCACGGATAGCAGCAAAGGGAACCGCTGAGAACAGCCACAGCCCAGCCGCTTTGTCAGGACCGAGTGACAAAATGGCAAAGACTAGAATTGGTAATACTACGGCTGCACTCACTGACCCAAAAGCCCAGAAACCCCGCTTGGGACTAGGCAGGAGTAGTAAGACTTGTGCTAGCACTGCGTAGACGGCCAGCACGCTAAAACCCAGCACTAGTCCTGCAATCGCTCGTTCTCGGGTTGCGACCGGAGGCCAAGAAAGCACCCAAAGCAGCAGCATGATAGAGGCAATGCCTAGATTAGTGGCGATCGCCAATACCGCAGGGCTTTTTTCATTCCACAGTAAGTCGGCAATCAGAGCCCTAGACCAAAAATGTTTACGACTCGTAGCTCGCTCATGCCGATACCTGGCCCAATCCTGAACTGCTTGGCGATGGGGCAGCAAAGCAGCGATCAGACCTAGAAAGAACACCAGATTTAGCAATAGGGCGAAATCTAAGTTTTGCGATAGCAAGTGTAGGAAATGCTGGAATGAAGCTGACTCTTGACCCGCAGGAACAATCTCGTTTGGCATTTGTTCCAGAGATTTCTGAGTCTGTACTGCCAAACCTAAAACCAAAGTTTCAAAGCAAAGCGTTAGACCATAACTTTGCTGTTTACTGAAAAGCGGAATATTAGCGTTACGAAAGCGGCGACCTAGGGCTTGCCAAGCCCAAAAACTGTAGAACCCATAATTTAGCAATGTAAAGCCCAGAGCCGCAAACAAACTGCTACCGACAGGCAAGTGGAACCATTGTAGGTGCTGGAGCCTTTCCTGATACAAAAGGGATTTCTCTAAAAGCTCCATAGGCATTATTTGCTCTAATACCAAACCAGGCGTGAGCCCCCTTAGTAAATCGCCCGGAGAGTTGTTAACCCTTTGGCTTAGAGCACAAACGAGTAAGAACAGTAAACCTCCGCTACCTAACCAAGCTTGAAAACCACCTAACCAAGTTCCTGTCAAGCCAATCAGTAGCGCGACACTATAGAAACAAACACAGCTAGCTAAGACTGCTCCATAAAATACCATCATTGCAGTTAGGGAAATTCCAGCTGCATTACCCAACCACAGATGTAATGGCACTGCTAGCAGAGTCGCCCAATACAGCAAAATTGGTACTCCCAGCATCTTACCGACTAGCAGACCGCCCGCCGACTGAGGGGTCAAACGCAGAAAGTTAAGGGTACCCCGTCGTTCCTCGCGATCGAGATCGCTTACTAGCAGATAAGTCCCCACTACAGGTAGCATCACCATGCCAATCATGCTTAGGGTGATAAAGGCATCCAGGGACCATAGGGGCCAATCGACTAAAATA
This DNA window, taken from Trichocoleus sp. FACHB-46, encodes the following:
- a CDS encoding SDR family oxidoreductase translates to MSYPCPLAEQVVLITGASTGIGAALARVLAAKFFGIRLVLAARSAEKLEIVATECRKAGAEVLAVPTDIAQIEQGQALAQTAIDKFGRVDALVNNAGYGQMGPLEMVPAPATRRQFEVNLLGPLALTQALIPVMRHQGGGRIINISSLGGRLAFPFGGLYSASKFALEGLSDALRMELEPFNIQVSVVEPGPVSTDFFGVVATAVEEAVPDPQNTPYRAAFEKLKKLEQQTSSRAWSAERVADVIIQALSDRRPRPRYLAATGGGILLFLMTKLLPTWAVDKFWQRFYGIDRVAKDWQSRQK
- a CDS encoding succinate--CoA ligase subunit beta, which encodes MDLLEYQAKELFREMGIPVLSSQRIDHPKDLKGLKIPYPVVLKSQVRAGGRGKAGGIKFVENTIDAIAAAQTIFNLPIMGEYPEVLLAEAKYDANQEFYLAVAIDPSARRPVLLGSQHGGVQLEASLEKMQQVMVDQEFSPFYARRLALKMGLQGALIQSISAVVEKMYRLFVQKDLDLVEINPLGISIKGEVMALDGKVTANDDALHRHPDLAQLAVKRSQRMKETAAQSAGQYRRFAKLPFLIEMEGNIGILCNGAGLTMTTLDLVHQAGGKPANLLNIGRDFYSDRMPAALPERIEQGLELILRDKSARVVLVNLLGNIVSCDEIAQTITTYMQNKNWAGRIPRLIVRLVGPDFETAKERLAAQQITLTESLDEAIAQVVSSSRSNAKQA
- a CDS encoding CoA-binding protein, coding for MNFNPDSKVLVQGITEPLGKLYTPLMKAYGTNIVAGISPGYGGQQLEDIPIFNMVEQALPTVGPVDTTILFVSPYLILDAALEAIAAGIRQIIIVTEGMPPLDMVHLTRKAEATDTLIVGPNCPGIIVPGQNVLLGTHPAEFYTPGPVGLISRSGTLTYEIALELTRSGLGQSIGVGIGGDSIVGSSFPQWLQSLDEDDTTEVIVLVGEIGGDSEEVAARYIAEVIDKPVIAYLAGRTVPKGKHMGHAGAIIAAQVAELGTEIGTAESKIAAFKRANIPVAERPSQIPALVKKALH
- a CDS encoding YqiA/YcfP family alpha/beta fold hydrolase; amino-acid sequence: MIAASPHYIYLHGFASSPRSTKAQDLRDRFQALGIELIIPDLNQPDFTDLTLTRQLQQVSALLPADSTPVTLIGSSFGGLTAAWAAEGQPQIQRLVLLAPAFQFLDHWLPRLGAAQVERWQAEQYLSVYHYGEERSLPLNYEFIRDAARYPTAQLRRPIPTLVLHGRADDVIPIQASQQFAAQRSWVEMIELESDHALINVSEQIWITIQRFCQLKP
- a CDS encoding ABC transporter permease, with protein sequence MLQVGLDRLGDWNPQLFREIKGRLTIRNLLLAIVISVGVQLVFLLYVWGQLPTLTSSHQYCTGVGSDHARRCLTNTLGHILVDWPLWSLDAFITLSMIGMVMLPVVGTYLLVSDLDREERRGTLNFLRLTPQSAGGLLVGKMLGVPILLYWATLLAVPLHLWLGNAAGISLTAMMVFYGAVLASCVCFYSVALLIGLTGTWLGGFQAWLGSGGLLFLLVCALSQRVNNSPGDLLRGLTPGLVLEQIMPMELLEKSLLYQERLQHLQWFHLPVGSSLFAALGFTLLNYGFYSFWAWQALGRRFRNANIPLFSKQQSYGLTLCFETLVLGLAVQTQKSLEQMPNEIVPAGQESASFQHFLHLLSQNLDFALLLNLVFFLGLIAALLPHRQAVQDWARYRHERATSRKHFWSRALIADLLWNEKSPAVLAIATNLGIASIMLLLWVLSWPPVATRERAIAGLVLGFSVLAVYAVLAQVLLLLPSPKRGFWAFGSVSAAVVLPILVFAILSLGPDKAAGLWLFSAVPFAAIREAASHEIVLSWLGQLSIVSLLSLNLTRQVRQIGESASKALLSDRPLDRPHLSGRT
- a CDS encoding GNAT family N-acetyltransferase; the encoded protein is MSDERTSSERLLDSANFSIRVAQLTDLGGLADVLADSFHPRSGLMHWLYPLLRLGIYEDLRNRLRSAVPDYVCLVAVQTSTEQDLSASAPSDALMGTVEMALRPAHLFQFHQTKYLYLSNLAVRSEYRRQGVAHHLLTACESIALSWGFQDIYLHVLENNHQARRLYLKTGYKLQQADPGWSAWLLRQPRRLFLHKRLTPMSAAQLT
- a CDS encoding response regulator; amino-acid sequence: MKPPENKKPKILVVDDEPDNLDLLYRTFHREFKVLRAESAPLALDILANEGDIAVIISDQRMPLMSGTEFLSLTATQYPDIIRIILTGYTDVEDLVEAINSGKVFKYVTKPWDDEELKGVVRQAVDTHNVLKARTRELCRTLRQESLLNAVTNTIRSALNYRQIMQTIVDTMGQMFEVSCCVLRPFQDDRMEDEWFVYAARSYGDTHSNHHALENNGAESSAGTLISVPNDAAQPSTNDWSYLAQTVWKTQEVKILDDVATLSDSESEIPDFKLRQQIYRDADIRSSLVVPLICRQELMAVLALHQSGEPRVWQDDEIQLVIVVADQAALALSQARAYEQVQALAQREALVNTITSAIRSSLDPQDIFAAITQQLGQALHVDGCALSLWTEDDEYVQCVGLHDSSSQTSESIGEDLVSLLPTPTVGTNSPLNSHLFLENTQLPSAGHPQINTRRSGTSLDGLEDAGATLRHLPQSRVPIKGNPVLQHLLTTQKPVATEDLSQHPELNVVDLPLRSPARALLVVPLLSDGKIIGSISLRQVRHSRRWKASEIDLAQAVAAQAAIAVQQSRLYQKTRQQAEQLIELDRQKTEFFQNISHEFRTPLTLMIGPLESAVAQKEGLAADQSVIALRNSRRLLRLVNQLLDLQRLDAGRMQPSFRPCDLTEFVSQVVESFQPYCDKKEITLLTELKDCPAIYLDLEKFDKVLYNLLSNAMKFTAAGGRITVSMQLAGDHCLLQVKDTGIGIRTDQIPHLFERFRQAEGSANRSYEGSGLGLALVKELVELHGGQISVESVYGEGTTFTVWLQTGLAHLPAEQVIEVATEAQMSRAAVELADIEAERYEKDEKALPIPESDLTGLDTVVGKIARPGQEKTAAAVASLSKVLVVDDNPDLRTYVSRVLRQAGYQVLTARNGGEGFKAAQAQHPDLIVTDLMMPLVSGLDMIQMLRASETLRGTPIILLTAKVDEDTRIEGAERGADAYLSKPFNDRELLAEVRNLLALKANERRVAELNTYLTESVLRRFLPPTMVQKAAAGDLSLDLRPEPRLITVLFSDIIGFTQLSNTLRSRRVAELLNEYLAEMTQAIFDNGGTVDKFMGDAILALFGAPEELTPNEQVRRAIAAARQMYRSLDQLNQRWQEQGISQVQFRCGIHQGTAVVGMFGSADRADYTAIGPSVNIASRIQEAAEPNCILVSAAVADYLEEEEITKFSPLKLKGVDETVLTFALNPEAKSQE